A region of Thermococcus argininiproducens DNA encodes the following proteins:
- the shyB gene encoding NAD(P)-dependent hydrogenase/sulfhydrogenase 2 subunit beta, with amino-acid sequence MRYVKLPEENFEEFFNSLKKWGIVYAPVKKENIYSFQKVQNVSEIALDYTRTMLPPKKFFVRPKDEMLKLKEGHWEEANGTEPIVLFGVHSCDIHGLEILDKVYLSDPVDPYYKKRRENSIIIGISCMPDEYCFCKSLGTDFAMHGFDLFLHELPDGWLVRVGSVKGHEIAWGTEELFEELTEEDMKNFREFEEKRANSFQKHLNKEGLEDMLDLAYNSPVWKKYERICLGCGNCNMVCPTCRCYEVCDLWMNAYEAVRVRRYDSCFMESHGLVAGGHNFRPTRLDRFRHRYYCKSYFDPSAGFNCVGCGRCDEFCPAKIEHVKVLDEVREGLQ; translated from the coding sequence TTGCGGTACGTAAAGTTACCCGAGGAAAATTTTGAAGAATTCTTTAATTCGCTGAAGAAATGGGGCATCGTCTATGCTCCAGTAAAAAAAGAGAATATCTATTCATTCCAAAAAGTTCAGAATGTTTCAGAAATAGCCTTGGATTATACAAGGACTATGCTTCCGCCGAAAAAATTCTTTGTAAGACCAAAAGACGAGATGCTTAAGCTCAAAGAGGGCCACTGGGAAGAGGCCAATGGCACAGAGCCTATAGTCCTCTTTGGCGTTCATTCTTGTGATATACATGGCTTAGAAATTTTGGACAAAGTGTACCTGAGTGATCCAGTGGATCCGTACTACAAAAAAAGACGGGAGAATTCAATAATAATAGGTATAAGCTGTATGCCTGATGAATACTGCTTCTGCAAGAGCCTTGGAACAGATTTCGCCATGCACGGGTTCGACTTGTTTTTACATGAACTTCCTGATGGCTGGCTTGTCAGGGTTGGGAGTGTAAAGGGACATGAGATTGCATGGGGAACTGAAGAACTCTTTGAGGAGTTAACTGAAGAAGACATGAAGAATTTTAGAGAATTTGAGGAAAAAAGGGCTAATTCGTTCCAGAAACACCTTAACAAAGAAGGACTTGAAGACATGCTTGACCTAGCATACAACAGTCCTGTGTGGAAGAAATACGAGAGAATTTGTCTTGGGTGTGGGAACTGTAATATGGTTTGTCCGACATGCAGGTGTTACGAAGTCTGTGACCTCTGGATGAATGCATATGAAGCAGTAAGAGTTAGACGCTATGATTCCTGTTTCATGGAGAGTCATGGTTTGGTGGCAGGAGGACATAATTTCAGACCAACCCGCTTAGATCGCTTTAGACATCGTTACTACTGTAAGAGTTACTTTGACCCATCTGCGGGCTTTAATTGCGTTGGTTGTGGACGATGTGATGAATTCTGTCCAGCAAAAATAGAACACGTTAAAGTTCTTGATGAGGTAAGGGAGGGATTGCAATGA
- a CDS encoding DUF257 family protein — protein MEITKEAIFNLIDRTPFGDLVLIEDETSYGSLMTSYLLTRYARERGLKILVDDVLDSLFVVKKHLEFFGIRDDFSDVLTIKTGGKKNIGKVITRIPLETEPVVYLSRYESAARAVYSQGKYINLVLGLERLFAFMQSPFEFYTVMNSIQGFLGNKSRKAFYIIDKNVASTFKFNLIPELERIATTVLYIQGGYGKGKIRFVKTPFVEWLNEKFEITLDELLKW, from the coding sequence ATGGAGATAACAAAAGAAGCAATCTTTAACCTGATAGATAGAACACCCTTTGGTGATCTGGTTCTTATAGAGGATGAAACCTCATATGGTAGTTTAATGACTTCGTACTTGCTGACAAGATACGCTCGTGAGAGAGGGTTGAAAATCCTTGTTGACGATGTTTTGGACTCTCTCTTCGTAGTAAAAAAGCATCTGGAGTTTTTTGGAATAAGAGATGATTTCTCAGATGTACTTACTATAAAAACTGGTGGGAAAAAGAATATCGGGAAAGTTATTACAAGAATCCCTTTAGAGACCGAGCCAGTAGTATACCTAAGTCGTTATGAAAGCGCTGCTCGGGCGGTTTATTCTCAAGGGAAATACATAAATCTTGTTCTTGGTCTCGAGAGACTGTTTGCATTTATGCAGAGTCCCTTTGAGTTTTACACAGTTATGAACTCTATTCAGGGGTTTTTAGGAAACAAAAGTAGAAAAGCATTTTATATAATAGATAAAAATGTAGCATCAACATTTAAGTTTAACCTAATCCCCGAGTTGGAGAGAATAGCGACAACTGTCCTTTATATACAAGGAGGGTACGGAAAGGGAAAAATACGGTTTGTGAAGACTCCTTTTGTAGAATGGTTGAATGAGAAATTTGAAATTACATTAGATGAACTCCTGAAGTGGTAG
- a CDS encoding sulfide/dihydroorotate dehydrogenase-like FAD/NAD-binding protein, with protein sequence MFKIVHKEKLAPHINLFEIEAPKIAKHAKPGQFVVIRLHERGERIPLTIADKNIERGTITIVAQEVGKSTYELGTYEAGQYLLDILGPLGKPSHIDNFGTVVMIGGGVGVAEIYPVARAMKEAGNYVISILGFRNKELVFWEEKLKSVSDEVIVTTNDGSYGMKGFTTHALQKLIDEGRKIDIVHAVGPTIMMKFVAELTKPYGIKTIVSLNPIMVDATGMCGVCRVTAGGEIKFACVDGPEFDGHEVDFDELMRRLDYYKDLEKISFEKWKRERGMI encoded by the coding sequence GTGTTCAAGATAGTTCACAAGGAAAAATTAGCGCCCCATATCAATCTTTTTGAAATAGAGGCGCCTAAAATAGCCAAACATGCAAAACCAGGGCAGTTTGTAGTAATCAGACTTCATGAAAGAGGGGAGCGGATCCCGCTAACTATAGCTGATAAAAATATTGAGAGGGGAACAATAACAATCGTTGCCCAAGAAGTTGGAAAAAGCACGTATGAACTTGGCACATACGAAGCTGGCCAATATCTTCTGGATATTTTAGGACCCTTGGGCAAACCAAGCCACATAGATAACTTCGGCACTGTTGTCATGATTGGTGGTGGAGTTGGAGTCGCAGAAATTTACCCTGTAGCAAGAGCTATGAAGGAAGCAGGCAATTATGTTATATCTATTCTAGGTTTCAGAAATAAGGAGCTAGTTTTTTGGGAAGAGAAGCTAAAGTCAGTGAGTGATGAGGTAATAGTGACCACAAACGATGGCAGCTATGGAATGAAGGGGTTTACTACTCATGCCCTACAGAAGCTTATTGATGAGGGAAGAAAAATCGACATTGTTCATGCAGTAGGCCCTACAATCATGATGAAATTTGTAGCAGAATTAACAAAACCCTATGGAATCAAGACCATAGTTAGCTTAAACCCAATAATGGTGGATGCAACAGGAATGTGTGGCGTGTGTAGGGTTACCGCTGGAGGAGAGATAAAATTCGCATGTGTAGACGGGCCAGAATTTGATGGACATGAGGTAGACTTTGATGAACTCATGAGAAGACTTGACTATTACAAAGATTTAGAAAAGATCTCTTTTGAAAAGTGGAAACGTGAGAGGGGGATGATTTAA
- the gltA gene encoding NADPH-dependent glutamate synthase has translation MPRKIIKERVPTPERPPEERNKDFNEVNLGYTFELAKKEAERCLQCKPAPCIQGCPVYIDIPAFITKIIEEDIRGALEVIWRNNSLPAITGRVCPQEDQCEGVCTMGKIGDPINIGKLERFVADYARQHGIDEELLEEQIKGIQHNGKKVAIIGAGPAGLTCAAELARMGYEVTIFEALHEPGGVTIYGIPEFRLPKEIVRRELENLRKLGVKIETDTLVGKTVTFEELREEYDAIFIGTGAGTPKFVKWEGINLNGIYSANEFLTRVNLMKAYAFPEYDTPVKVGKKFAVIGGGNTAMDAARSALRLGAEVWILYRRTKKEMTARIEEIHHAEEEGVKFMFLVSPKRFIGDEHGNLKAIELEKMKLGEPDETGRRRPIPTGETFIMEIDNAVIAIGQTPNKTFIQSVPDLLVDRWGRIVVDDKLMTSIPGVFAGGDAIRGEATVILAMGDGRKAAKSIHEYLSEKS, from the coding sequence ATGCCAAGAAAAATTATAAAAGAAAGAGTCCCAACCCCAGAAAGACCTCCTGAAGAAAGAAATAAGGACTTTAATGAAGTTAACTTAGGTTATACATTTGAACTGGCTAAAAAAGAGGCTGAAAGATGTCTCCAATGTAAGCCCGCTCCTTGTATCCAAGGATGTCCTGTTTACATTGATATTCCTGCTTTTATCACGAAAATAATTGAAGAAGACATAAGAGGTGCTCTAGAGGTCATATGGAGAAACAATTCTCTGCCAGCTATTACAGGTAGAGTTTGTCCCCAAGAGGATCAATGTGAGGGCGTTTGTACAATGGGTAAAATCGGAGATCCAATAAATATTGGAAAACTTGAAAGATTTGTAGCAGACTATGCAAGGCAGCACGGAATTGACGAAGAGCTTTTGGAGGAGCAGATAAAAGGAATACAACACAATGGAAAGAAAGTTGCCATTATCGGGGCTGGACCAGCTGGATTGACTTGTGCTGCTGAACTAGCTAGGATGGGATACGAAGTAACAATTTTTGAAGCACTTCATGAACCGGGAGGAGTTACAATATATGGCATTCCAGAGTTTAGGCTTCCAAAGGAGATCGTGAGAAGAGAACTTGAAAACTTAAGGAAGCTCGGGGTGAAAATTGAAACCGATACACTCGTTGGAAAAACCGTTACATTCGAAGAGCTGAGGGAGGAGTACGATGCAATATTTATAGGGACTGGAGCTGGGACTCCAAAGTTTGTAAAATGGGAAGGAATTAACTTAAATGGTATTTATTCTGCAAACGAGTTCCTTACAAGAGTTAACCTCATGAAGGCTTATGCTTTTCCAGAGTATGACACCCCAGTTAAGGTAGGCAAGAAATTTGCAGTTATTGGCGGAGGGAACACTGCGATGGATGCCGCGCGTTCAGCATTAAGACTTGGAGCAGAGGTTTGGATTCTTTACAGAAGGACAAAGAAGGAGATGACAGCACGTATAGAGGAGATACACCACGCAGAAGAGGAAGGAGTAAAGTTCATGTTCCTCGTTTCACCAAAGCGCTTTATTGGGGACGAACATGGTAATCTTAAGGCCATAGAACTTGAAAAGATGAAACTTGGAGAACCAGATGAAACTGGAAGGAGAAGACCCATACCCACTGGAGAAACCTTTATCATGGAAATAGACAATGCAGTGATCGCAATTGGTCAAACTCCAAACAAGACATTCATTCAAAGTGTGCCAGATCTTCTAGTAGACAGATGGGGAAGAATAGTGGTTGACGATAAGTTAATGACCTCGATTCCTGGGGTTTTTGCTGGTGGGGATGCCATTAGAGGCGAAGCCACAGTAATTTTAGCAATGGGCGATGGAAGAAAGGCTGCAAAAAGTATACATGAATATTTAAGCGAAAAATCTTAA
- a CDS encoding nitroreductase family protein, translated as MEFFETVKKRRSIREYQDKKVPKEMVEKILEAAFYSPSSRNRRPWHFIVVDDRDLIIKLSQARSALKFLETAPLAIVVCGDENISSAWVFDASIAAEHIQLAATALDLGACWGHVLERQHNKEKSAEEYIRELLGIPKHVRILCVIGIGYPAERKPEHSKEEIMWERVHLNKFGNVFK; from the coding sequence ATGGAGTTTTTTGAAACAGTTAAAAAACGGAGAAGTATAAGAGAGTATCAAGACAAAAAAGTGCCAAAAGAGATGGTGGAGAAAATTCTTGAAGCGGCCTTTTATTCTCCAAGCTCACGAAACAGAAGACCATGGCACTTTATTGTTGTAGATGATAGGGATCTTATAATAAAACTCTCTCAAGCTAGGAGTGCCCTCAAGTTTCTTGAAACAGCTCCTTTGGCAATAGTTGTTTGCGGAGATGAAAACATAAGTTCAGCATGGGTTTTTGATGCGAGTATTGCAGCAGAACACATACAGCTAGCGGCCACAGCATTAGATCTAGGAGCTTGCTGGGGACATGTTCTGGAAAGACAACACAACAAAGAAAAAAGTGCTGAAGAGTACATAAGAGAGCTTTTAGGAATTCCAAAACATGTTAGGATTCTATGTGTAATTGGAATAGGTTATCCTGCAGAAAGAAAACCCGAACACAGTAAAGAGGAAATAATGTGGGAAAGAGTACACTTAAATAAATTTGGAAACGTCTTTAAATGA
- a CDS encoding DUF257 family protein, whose amino-acid sequence MESLKDIFKLIDEVKFGETVLIEYYRSFIPELTTLGLLYYAREKGLPVIIDDNFDALHVIQKHLEFVGIKEDFKDAFVIKTGGKREVGNVVTRIKFVSEPAIYIKNYEDTGRAIFSKFERSINIVLGIERLFAFVSSVPEFYALLLSVQSFLGNERRKAFYLINKDVASSSEFNPLPELRRIATTVIEVEPTPTSGIFTFRKSTTLELLGRSIEIPIEVVGWR is encoded by the coding sequence TTGGAGTCCCTAAAGGACATCTTTAAACTCATTGATGAAGTGAAATTTGGGGAGACTGTACTTATCGAGTATTATCGCTCTTTTATTCCAGAACTAACAACCCTGGGTCTTCTATATTATGCAAGAGAGAAGGGGTTACCTGTTATCATTGATGATAATTTTGATGCCCTTCATGTTATTCAAAAGCATCTTGAATTTGTGGGTATTAAAGAAGACTTTAAAGATGCATTTGTTATAAAAACTGGTGGGAAGAGAGAAGTGGGAAACGTTGTTACAAGGATTAAATTCGTAAGTGAACCCGCCATCTATATAAAGAACTATGAAGATACGGGAAGAGCTATCTTTTCAAAGTTTGAGAGATCCATAAATATTGTTCTTGGTATTGAGAGATTATTTGCATTTGTTAGTTCTGTTCCAGAGTTTTATGCATTGCTCTTATCTGTACAATCCTTCTTAGGCAATGAACGAAGGAAAGCTTTCTACTTAATCAACAAGGATGTAGCATCTTCAAGTGAGTTCAATCCCCTCCCAGAACTAAGGCGCATAGCAACTACAGTGATTGAAGTAGAACCAACACCTACAAGCGGTATTTTTACTTTCAGAAAATCTACGACTTTGGAGCTATTGGGAAGGAGTATTGAAATTCCTATAGAGGTGGTAGGATGGAGATAA
- the shyA gene encoding NAD(P)-dependent hydrogenase/sulfhydrogenase 2 subunit alpha, with translation MVSIEIDAFTRVEGNGGAEVIIENGEVKDVKVKIFEGPRFFELLTLGRYYWDVPDLEARICAICYLSHSVASVLGIERAFGVKVSKEIELLRELGLLGELLESNALHLYLLVAPDLFGYSDAIRMATKHGEIVKEGLAIKAFGNYIREIIGGREIHGINVKPGGFGRYPTVEELERMERQSEALLRLARRGVGIFAGQEALGAKPVHYIAVNGYLYGDKLIASDKDTFDYFEHIEEKALSYSFAKQSRYKGEIFMVGALPRVLLKSEMLTPMAKHLYEEYKEKLAQGYVSLNNLAQAIELVYALERTKEITRELLDKGIDGENVPIEPQEGEGIGYVEAPRGVLIHHYKIDEKGNIAYSNIITPTAFNHAIMELSLYEEAKRRYGTSDESTFLQKLEETVRAFDPCISCSVHVVRL, from the coding sequence ATGGTAAGCATTGAAATAGATGCATTCACAAGGGTTGAAGGAAACGGAGGGGCAGAAGTTATCATTGAAAATGGAGAAGTAAAAGACGTCAAAGTTAAAATATTCGAGGGGCCGAGGTTCTTTGAACTCCTTACCTTGGGAAGATACTATTGGGATGTCCCTGACTTAGAAGCAAGAATATGTGCGATTTGTTACCTCTCACATTCTGTTGCTTCAGTACTTGGCATAGAGAGAGCATTTGGCGTCAAGGTTTCAAAAGAGATAGAGCTTTTGAGAGAACTGGGGCTTCTTGGAGAACTTTTGGAAAGTAATGCTTTGCATCTATACCTACTAGTGGCTCCTGATCTCTTTGGTTATTCGGATGCAATACGAATGGCAACTAAACATGGGGAAATTGTCAAAGAAGGCTTAGCGATTAAAGCCTTTGGTAATTATATCCGAGAGATCATTGGTGGAAGGGAGATACACGGAATTAACGTTAAGCCAGGAGGGTTTGGAAGATACCCCACTGTAGAGGAATTAGAGAGGATGGAAAGGCAAAGTGAGGCTTTATTGAGGCTTGCAAGAAGAGGAGTGGGAATATTCGCTGGTCAAGAGGCACTTGGAGCTAAACCTGTACATTACATTGCAGTTAATGGATATCTTTATGGAGATAAGCTCATAGCATCAGATAAAGACACTTTTGACTACTTTGAACACATTGAGGAGAAAGCCTTATCGTATAGTTTTGCAAAGCAGAGTAGGTACAAAGGCGAAATTTTCATGGTTGGTGCACTTCCAAGAGTCCTACTAAAGTCAGAAATGTTGACTCCAATGGCAAAACATCTCTATGAAGAGTACAAAGAGAAACTTGCTCAGGGTTATGTAAGTTTAAATAACTTAGCTCAAGCAATTGAGCTTGTTTATGCACTAGAAAGAACCAAGGAGATAACTAGAGAACTCTTAGACAAAGGTATCGATGGGGAAAATGTGCCCATTGAGCCTCAAGAAGGAGAGGGAATTGGCTATGTTGAAGCGCCTAGGGGAGTTCTGATACACCACTATAAAATTGATGAAAAGGGGAACATTGCATATTCAAATATTATTACCCCTACAGCATTCAACCACGCTATAATGGAACTCAGCCTTTATGAGGAGGCCAAAAGAAGGTATGGAACTTCAGATGAAAGCACATTTTTGCAGAAATTAGAGGAGACAGTAAGAGCTTTTGACCCATGTATTTCTTGTTCTGTACATGTTGTTAGACTTTAG
- the pbp11 gene encoding tRNA-binding protein Pbp11, whose translation MRILERFFKRERVEIFSRKPVGRFKVEEVLNILGKQVIIGEVLEGVIYPGYKLKGRGVALIREIQKDRKKVDFALEYDRVGLVLEGTLGVEGEEILEVYQA comes from the coding sequence ATGAGAATTCTTGAGAGGTTCTTTAAAAGAGAAAGAGTTGAGATATTCTCTAGAAAGCCTGTCGGGAGATTCAAAGTAGAGGAAGTTCTCAATATATTAGGAAAGCAAGTTATTATTGGAGAGGTTCTTGAAGGAGTTATATATCCGGGATATAAGCTCAAAGGGAGGGGAGTCGCTTTAATAAGAGAGATCCAAAAAGATAGGAAGAAAGTGGATTTTGCTCTTGAATATGACCGTGTTGGGCTCGTTTTAGAAGGCACACTTGGTGTTGAAGGAGAAGAAATCCTAGAGGTTTACCAGGCCTAA
- the shyD gene encoding NAD(P)-dependent hydrogenase/sulfhydrogenase 2 subunit delta — MMLKLGVFELTDCGGCALNILFLYEKLFDLLEFYEIKEFHMASSFKEHDTLDVALVTGTVSTQRDLNLLHYARNHSKYLIALGTCATHGDVQASVEGKIREKLEKVYGTKANPMRALDSTPIVQHVAVDYALPGCPYDKDEIYQILMNLAKGVEPPTKDYPVCIECKLNEYECVLIKRGTPCLGPITLGGCNAVCIKSKVGCIGCRGPLPKEANPAGEFEILKELGYGEEYIRRKFKTFARGELRW, encoded by the coding sequence ATGATGCTCAAATTGGGTGTTTTTGAGCTAACTGATTGTGGTGGATGTGCACTAAATATTCTCTTCCTCTATGAAAAGCTCTTTGACTTGCTTGAGTTCTATGAAATAAAAGAGTTTCACATGGCATCGAGTTTTAAGGAGCATGACACTCTGGACGTTGCTTTGGTTACAGGAACTGTATCTACTCAAAGGGATCTAAACCTTCTCCATTATGCAAGGAACCATTCTAAGTACCTCATTGCCTTGGGGACGTGTGCTACTCATGGGGATGTTCAGGCCAGTGTGGAAGGAAAAATAAGAGAGAAACTTGAGAAAGTTTATGGGACTAAAGCAAATCCGATGAGGGCCTTAGACTCAACTCCAATTGTTCAGCATGTTGCAGTAGATTATGCACTACCAGGTTGTCCTTATGATAAGGACGAGATTTACCAAATTCTCATGAATCTGGCCAAAGGTGTTGAACCACCAACAAAGGATTATCCTGTATGTATAGAGTGTAAACTGAATGAATACGAATGTGTTCTTATAAAAAGAGGTACCCCTTGTCTGGGACCCATAACTCTCGGAGGTTGTAACGCTGTGTGCATAAAGTCCAAGGTGGGCTGCATTGGTTGTAGAGGACCACTACCCAAAGAAGCAAATCCAGCAGGTGAATTTGAGATTCTCAAGGAGCTCGGTTATGGAGAAGAATACATTCGGAGAAAGTTTAAGACTTTTGCAAGGGGTGAGCTCAGATGGTAA
- the shyC gene encoding NAD(P)-dependent hydrogenase/sulfhydrogenase 2 subunit gamma, which translates to MSFQTHDARILEVKELTSREKLFTLRFLDPEINRKFKYKPGQFVVVDIRGFGEFPISLCSTPTREGYFQLCVRRVGRMTKYMHNLKEGDIVGIRGPYGNGFPMEKMEGSTLILVAGGLGMAPLRSVLWYALDSGKYEKIYLFYGTKAYEDILFRDEIIHLLKHGEDMNCHVKLAYEVESPSCIYLEKGYSPRVCKGVVTDLFRGESFDVNNTYALICGPPVMYKFVIKELLDRKLSPGRIYMTLERRMRCGVGKCGHCIVGTSTSIKYVCKDGPVFTYWDALSTRGLI; encoded by the coding sequence ATGAGCTTCCAAACACATGATGCAAGGATTTTAGAGGTAAAAGAGCTAACTTCAAGAGAGAAACTCTTCACCCTCCGTTTCCTTGATCCTGAGATTAACAGGAAGTTCAAATATAAGCCAGGGCAATTTGTAGTGGTTGACATCAGAGGATTTGGAGAGTTCCCAATAAGCCTTTGCTCAACTCCCACAAGAGAAGGATATTTCCAGCTTTGTGTTAGACGAGTAGGGAGAATGACCAAATACATGCACAATTTGAAAGAGGGAGATATAGTTGGAATAAGAGGTCCATATGGTAACGGGTTTCCAATGGAGAAAATGGAAGGAAGCACGTTAATCTTAGTAGCGGGCGGTCTAGGAATGGCGCCACTAAGGTCAGTACTTTGGTATGCCCTTGATAGTGGAAAATATGAAAAAATATACCTATTCTATGGTACCAAGGCCTACGAGGACATTCTCTTTAGGGATGAGATAATTCATCTGCTGAAACATGGGGAGGACATGAACTGTCACGTGAAACTTGCCTATGAGGTAGAAAGTCCATCATGCATATACCTAGAGAAAGGCTACTCACCAAGAGTTTGCAAGGGAGTTGTTACTGATCTCTTCAGAGGAGAGAGTTTTGATGTAAACAACACATATGCTTTGATATGTGGTCCTCCAGTGATGTATAAGTTTGTTATCAAGGAACTCTTAGACAGGAAGCTATCTCCGGGGAGAATCTACATGACTCTTGAGCGGAGAATGAGATGTGGAGTTGGAAAATGTGGGCACTGTATCGTTGGAACAAGTACCTCAATTAAGTACGTGTGCAAAGATGGTCCTGTATTCACGTATTGGGATGCACTTTCGACAAGGGGGCTGATATGA